The following is a genomic window from Chitinophaga caseinilytica.
TCGCCGGCGCACAAGGCGTACTCGACAAAAAAATTTCCCTTACCGTAGCCAACAAAGAACTGAAAAATGTGCTCGGCAAGATCGAAGAGGCGGCTTCCGTCAAGTTCGCCTATGCTACCCGGACCATTCCGCTCACCAGCATCGTGAGCCTCTCCGTGCGCGATACGCGCCTCGGCGACGTGCTGCAATCACTCCTGCAGCCCTATAACGTCAATTACGAAGTTGTAGGCAACCAGATCATTATCCAGCAAGACGGGGTGAAAGTGGTCATCTCCCGCGACGCGCTTTTCAAGAAAGTGACGGGCCGCGTGAAGGCGGCCGACGGTTCCAGCGTTCCCGGCGTAACGGTTACCGTGAAAGGCACTTCCAAAGGCGCGGTTACGAATGCCGACGGGTTTTTCGAGATCGACGCCGAAGAAGGCGCGGTGCTTGTGTTTTCCGCCATCGGTTTCGCCGCCCAGGAAATTGCCGTTGGATCGGCCGGGAACTACGACGTTGTTTTGCAGGAATCCAAGCGCGAACTGTCGGAAGTAGTGGTAACGGCCCTTGGCCAGCGGAAAGAGAAACGCGCGCTGGGGTATTCCGTATCCGAAGTGAAAGGCGCAGACCTGGCGCAGACCAACGAAGTGAACCCCATCAACGCCTTGCAGGGCAAAGCCCCCGGCATCAATATCGACCAGGGCTCTGGCGGCCTTTTCGGTAACTCGCGCATCCTGCTGCGCGGCAACTCTACCCTGAGCCTCAATAACCAGCCCATTTTCGTGGTAGACGGCGTGATCGTGGAAAACGACGCGTTCGATGGGAAAGGGCGCGATTTCGGGAACGATCTCAAGAACCTGAACATGGAAGAGTTCGAAAGCGTTTCCGTGCTGAAAGGCTCCGCAGCCGCAGCGCTCTACGGCACCCGCGCCATCAACGGCGTTGTGCTCATCACCACCAAGAAAGGGCGGACGAAGAAAGGATGGGGCGTGTCCGTCAGCCAATCCCTCAACATCCAGGACCCTTACCGCGGACCGGACTTCCAGAATGAATACGGCGGCGGCACCGTGGGCGCTTTCTTCACCGATACCCGCGACCCCGGCTATCCCAACGGCACCAACTGGCAAACGAAAGTATTCCCCACCAACGCTGCCAATGAACCTTACATCGACCCGCAGAAAAACCGGGAACTGGAGAACTGGGGGCCGAAATTCGCCAACCAGCGCGTCCGCAATTACGACGGCACCTGGACGGAATACAAAGCCGTTCCCAATAACTACCTCGACGCATTCCAGACCGGTGTGGGCTACCTCACCAACGTGGCGCTCGACGGGGCTACCGACAAATCCTCGTTCCGGGTTTCTTATTCCCGCAACCAGGCCGAAGGCATCAACTTCCGCAACAAGATGAACAAAAACGCCTTCACCCTGCGCGCCACCCATAACCTGACCAGCTTTATCAGCCTCGACGCCGGTGCCGATTACACCAACATCCAGGCCGAGAACCCGCCGCAGCTGGGGCTCAACAACTTCATCTGGATCTTCCCCCGCAACTACGACACCAAATACTGGATGCAGCGCAGCAAATACACCAGCTCGCTCGGCGGGGTGCCCAAAGTATACGATCCCAACGAAACGAATTTCGTGCCCGGCGCCGATTACTGGTTCCGGATCTTCGAGAACAATTACCTGCAGGACGAACAGATGTTCCGCGGCCGCCTCGCGATCAACGCCACCATTACCAACTGGCTCAGATTGCAGCTGGAAGGGAACTTCAGCAATATCAGCATCAAGAACGAATCGAAAGAACTGGGACAGGGATTCGATTTCAAGGGTGAAGACAATACCAGCGGCGGCAAGTACGGCCTCGGCCTTACACAGAAACGCGCCTGGTTTATGAAATGGATGGGCGTTGTCACGAAACAGCTCACCAAAGACCTTTCCCTGAACGGTTACGTAGGTGGCGAAACACAACGCTATAACAACGTGTATACCCTCAGCGAAACGGACGGCGGCCTCATCTTCCCCGGCAACTATTTCCTCGCCAACTCGAAGAAACCGCAGATTTCCACCGGCGGCGTGCGCACGCGTAAAACCATCAATTCCATCTACGCCAGCGCCGACCTAGCCTGGAAGGAACAACTGTACCTGCAAACCACCTGGCGTGGCGACTGGTCGTCTGCCCTCACGTACAGCGACGGTACCGGCTTCAACTTTTACAACTATCCGGCGGTGAGCCTTTCGTGGATTTTCTCCGAAACGTTCAAGCTGCCCGAATTCATATCGTTCGGTAAACTGCGGGGCAACGTGGCCTGGCTCGGCGGCGATATGGACCCCTTCGTCCTCAACCCCGGCTTCCAGCTGAGAGGTTTCTCACAGGCGAACGGCAACAACATCCCCATGCTCGCGTACATTCTCAATTCGCAGGG
Proteins encoded in this region:
- a CDS encoding SusC/RagA family TonB-linked outer membrane protein, whose translation is MNTIRFMMRVALLKTLLCIFVTTAMAAVAGAQGVLDKKISLTVANKELKNVLGKIEEAASVKFAYATRTIPLTSIVSLSVRDTRLGDVLQSLLQPYNVNYEVVGNQIIIQQDGVKVVISRDALFKKVTGRVKAADGSSVPGVTVTVKGTSKGAVTNADGFFEIDAEEGAVLVFSAIGFAAQEIAVGSAGNYDVVLQESKRELSEVVVTALGQRKEKRALGYSVSEVKGADLAQTNEVNPINALQGKAPGINIDQGSGGLFGNSRILLRGNSTLSLNNQPIFVVDGVIVENDAFDGKGRDFGNDLKNLNMEEFESVSVLKGSAAAALYGTRAINGVVLITTKKGRTKKGWGVSVSQSLNIQDPYRGPDFQNEYGGGTVGAFFTDTRDPGYPNGTNWQTKVFPTNAANEPYIDPQKNRELENWGPKFANQRVRNYDGTWTEYKAVPNNYLDAFQTGVGYLTNVALDGATDKSSFRVSYSRNQAEGINFRNKMNKNAFTLRATHNLTSFISLDAGADYTNIQAENPPQLGLNNFIWIFPRNYDTKYWMQRSKYTSSLGGVPKVYDPNETNFVPGADYWFRIFENNYLQDEQMFRGRLAINATITNWLRLQLEGNFSNISIKNESKELGQGFDFKGEDNTSGGKYGLGLTQKRAWFMKWMGVVTKQLTKDLSLNGYVGGETQRYNNVYTLSETDGGLIFPGNYFLANSKKPQISTGGVRTRKTINSIYASADLAWKEQLYLQTTWRGDWSSALTYSDGTGFNFYNYPAVSLSWIFSETFKLPEFISFGKLRGNVAWLGGDMDPFVLNPGFQLRGFSQANGNNIPMLAYILNSQGQSYMVDKSLKPRRKRALEAGVDVRFMKDRLGVDLTVYKDNTFNQGILIPAAAESGVNSQLINAGNIQNKGIEISLNATPVQTKNFNWNTTLTFTRNRNKIIELYGDREYYALDEEGLGSNDQIPYAKVGGAYGVIRTRIHSKSYQAYDANGKPIAHPNNGKTVLAWRSDARAAFPQRSNEWMDVGDINPDFRSSFDNTFRYKNFSLNVLFDAKIGGDMVMHSMRYGTHTGIFKSSLQGRDAQHGGISWTSKYPNDLGTYDDGIIPDGVFDNGQTIEQPNGTQVDVSGMTFREAYDKGYVEPTHLPQYSYRYGSFSTAVGDYWVVENSWIALRQIALNYTLPASFAERLHLNNLQVSIIGRDLGYLYNTLPNNFNPAANNSNRTSVNKEEGFVPPMTRNFVFTIRAGF